The proteins below come from a single Gimesia alba genomic window:
- a CDS encoding HPF/RaiA family ribosome-associated protein, with translation MTITFTDRNQLLTHQLKQLCERRLEYALSRFQSMIKSIEFSVSDLNGPRGGIDKACRVRIRHRTGHVIVNHKHEDLAVCISKIAEKASRALSRKRSRSQKFNRTRHTDLIET, from the coding sequence ATGACAATCACCTTTACAGATCGAAATCAGTTATTAACTCATCAATTGAAGCAGCTTTGTGAGAGACGCCTTGAATATGCTTTGTCTCGATTTCAATCGATGATCAAATCCATCGAATTCAGCGTCAGCGACTTGAACGGACCGAGAGGAGGCATCGACAAAGCGTGCCGCGTTCGGATCAGACACAGGACCGGTCATGTTATCGTAAACCATAAGCATGAAGATCTTGCCGTGTGCATCTCTAAAATTGCTGAAAAAGCCTCTCGTGCCCTTTCCCGTAAAAGGTCACGTTCGCAGAAATTCAATCGCACGCGTCATACCGATCTGATCGAAACTTAA
- a CDS encoding M56 family metallopeptidase — translation MNTLATIFQSAWAERVGWTLLHSLWQIALLAIAYRLVSILLRNRPATVRYLICCVTLFSMLGFPLSTFYLLSQNAMRISTDINNTTTIVSVSDDLPASSKVITESEKLITSPQSSVTQSSATESDTKTVLPASLPANSFSDNLFSLLRPWLPLATTVWLIGTLLFALRPLWGWLHVRRLKRHGLSPLSPQLRDLGANLAVRLGIKQGVQFLQSSLVEVPTIVGCFSPIILLPASAITGLTVQELEMILAHELAHVRRHDYLINLAQTVIESLLFYHPGMWWISNQIRQEREHCCDDIAVALGKNRAVYVQALARLEQQRHETLTIVLTATGGLLISRVRRILEQSKNEVGYVNLTACLTGLVLIGLVATAFTMNSIPQKKTIVLFPSEQNSKLPEGELSVEIPNRLIKVIQAYDLPFFNETDLDQIRKDFRLIVEKYAPENMSDERKRSILTAIEEHSKQHLFLTSFDPNRMDSLNETYLFMPDRLKTLQWKLSQALQRDPLSKKQAQRREELWTFMSNHIKSLPETSHVNYQTALEDLKTRFTDPLCTQFDRPLTEEQFNQFKNILQRSSNNSKHEIEFVVSHLSWYVQQAYRPYTIGITNTLPFDDEVKHANSSNGYVTLGFTSNEIFRGKVLDLEDFNNSYTLIDMDSAIQANAIPQITVPATAREPDKISHWLNQTGKGDFGYKNGELFAVRGTKLALLNVKNWFEADAISKDALRAEIKKQDKHDINVKNEIQTYFDQFPTRHYTEYIGPYIGVLNQEGHLSVVHIKKIPIMDGIYLNCRPRL, via the coding sequence ATGAACACGTTAGCAACGATCTTCCAGTCGGCTTGGGCTGAGCGCGTGGGTTGGACATTGCTGCATTCCTTATGGCAGATTGCACTACTCGCAATTGCGTATCGTCTCGTTTCGATCTTGCTCAGAAATCGTCCGGCAACCGTTCGATATTTGATCTGTTGTGTGACGCTGTTCTCTATGCTCGGCTTTCCGCTGAGCACGTTTTATCTGCTTTCACAAAATGCCATGCGGATTTCGACAGACATTAACAACACAACCACAATAGTTAGTGTATCAGACGATTTACCAGCGTCCTCGAAGGTCATAACAGAATCTGAGAAGCTGATTACTTCCCCACAGTCTTCAGTGACGCAGTCCTCTGCTACAGAAAGCGACACAAAGACAGTTTTACCAGCAAGCCTGCCTGCAAATTCTTTCTCAGACAATCTGTTCTCTCTATTGCGCCCCTGGCTGCCGCTGGCAACCACTGTCTGGTTAATCGGTACTCTCCTCTTTGCACTAAGACCACTCTGGGGGTGGCTCCACGTACGCCGGTTGAAACGGCACGGATTATCTCCACTCTCGCCCCAGTTACGAGACTTGGGAGCCAATCTGGCTGTCCGGCTTGGCATCAAACAAGGCGTACAATTTCTGCAGTCATCCTTGGTAGAAGTGCCGACGATCGTTGGCTGTTTCTCTCCCATCATTTTATTACCGGCTTCCGCTATCACAGGCCTCACAGTTCAAGAACTCGAGATGATCTTAGCGCATGAACTGGCCCACGTCCGTAGGCATGACTATTTGATCAACCTCGCGCAAACGGTGATTGAATCTCTGCTCTTTTACCATCCCGGAATGTGGTGGATCTCGAATCAGATCCGCCAGGAACGCGAGCATTGCTGTGATGATATCGCCGTTGCTCTGGGTAAAAACCGTGCCGTATACGTCCAGGCGCTTGCGCGGCTTGAACAGCAGCGTCATGAGACTCTAACCATCGTACTGACCGCAACAGGCGGCTTGCTCATCTCCCGCGTTCGCCGAATATTGGAGCAATCGAAAAATGAAGTGGGCTATGTCAACCTCACAGCCTGTCTTACCGGACTGGTATTGATTGGTCTGGTAGCGACTGCATTCACAATGAACAGCATCCCTCAGAAAAAAACGATTGTTCTTTTCCCCAGTGAGCAGAACAGCAAGTTGCCTGAGGGTGAATTGAGTGTCGAAATTCCGAATCGCCTCATCAAAGTGATTCAGGCATACGATCTGCCGTTTTTCAATGAAACGGATCTGGATCAAATTCGTAAAGATTTTCGTCTGATCGTCGAAAAGTATGCTCCGGAAAACATGAGCGATGAGCGTAAACGTTCCATTCTCACGGCGATTGAAGAACACAGTAAACAGCATCTGTTTCTAACCAGCTTTGACCCGAACAGAATGGATTCGTTGAATGAAACCTACCTGTTTATGCCTGACCGACTCAAAACACTCCAATGGAAGCTTAGCCAGGCGTTGCAGCGCGACCCCTTGAGCAAAAAACAGGCACAACGTCGGGAAGAACTGTGGACGTTCATGTCAAATCATATCAAGAGTTTACCCGAAACTAGCCATGTGAATTATCAGACTGCACTCGAGGATCTTAAGACTCGTTTTACGGATCCTCTGTGTACCCAGTTCGACCGTCCACTGACAGAGGAACAATTCAATCAATTCAAAAATATACTGCAGCGAAGTTCTAATAATAGTAAGCATGAAATTGAGTTCGTGGTCAGTCATTTGTCTTGGTATGTTCAGCAGGCATATCGTCCTTATACCATCGGCATCACTAACACTCTGCCTTTTGATGATGAAGTCAAACATGCCAACTCCAGTAATGGATATGTGACCTTGGGGTTCACATCAAACGAAATATTCCGCGGTAAGGTACTCGATTTAGAAGATTTCAATAATTCATACACCCTAATTGATATGGACTCTGCCATTCAAGCCAATGCAATTCCGCAAATCACTGTGCCAGCGACTGCCCGCGAACCGGACAAGATCTCTCACTGGCTCAATCAAACTGGCAAAGGCGATTTCGGTTACAAAAATGGCGAACTGTTTGCAGTACGTGGAACAAAGCTGGCACTGCTGAATGTGAAAAACTGGTTCGAAGCCGATGCAATCAGTAAGGATGCTTTGCGTGCTGAAATTAAAAAGCAGGACAAACATGACATCAATGTCAAAAACGAGATTCAAACCTATTTCGACCAGTTTCCAACGCGACATTACACTGAATACATTGGCCCTTACATCGGGGTACTGAACCAGGAAGGACACCTCTCAGTCGTTCACATCAAAAAGATCCCCATCATGGACGGTATTTATCTCAATTGCCGCCCACGTCTGTAA
- a CDS encoding transthyretin-like family protein, translated as MSNFLIPRWFLMIVTLVGLTGCGSNNVKLASVSGTVTMNGEPLPGTTVLFRPRTTEGDSELKGAAESYGKTDEQGRYELAVVMTGDNGAVVGPNDVIITLDVFEEILPSYDSSGKDRRGPNPIPAEYNSKTTLKFDVPPEGAENADFKLVNPDFKVPDKKAHPEKDV; from the coding sequence ATGAGCAACTTTTTGATTCCACGATGGTTTCTGATGATCGTTACGTTGGTAGGCCTCACGGGATGTGGATCGAATAATGTGAAGCTAGCGTCTGTTTCGGGAACGGTGACGATGAACGGCGAACCGCTGCCGGGCACCACAGTGCTGTTTCGCCCTCGAACGACAGAGGGGGACAGTGAGCTTAAAGGAGCAGCGGAATCGTACGGCAAAACGGATGAACAAGGTCGCTATGAACTCGCCGTAGTGATGACCGGAGACAATGGGGCAGTCGTCGGCCCGAATGATGTGATCATTACGCTCGATGTGTTCGAAGAAATTCTGCCGTCCTATGACTCATCCGGAAAGGATCGTCGCGGCCCCAATCCGATTCCTGCGGAATACAATTCGAAAACCACACTGAAATTCGACGTTCCCCCCGAAGGAGCGGAGAACGCCGACTTCAAACTCGTGAATCCCGATTTCAAGGTTCCCGACAAGAAAGCACACCCGGAAAAAGATGTCTGA
- a CDS encoding DUF1559 domain-containing protein, with amino-acid sequence MNSPKRGFTLIELLVVIAIIAILISLLLPAVQQAREAARRSSCKNNLKQIGLALHNYHEAYSTFPPGGITIGSCCSTKSGINWAIAILPYLDQAPLFQKYDSSAFNEDAPNAAVREQNMVVYNCPSDTNAGLLRQPESGPGSGVNYRLSSYRAVSGKTDTSGWMDNADGSNLAHSWRGVLHSIGTNGFTVEKFSSISDGTSNTIVVGEYHTRTRPRRGTFWAYTYTSYSQSSFTAQRRTLIPDYDRCVAIGGTGGSNACKRGWGSMHVGGMQVLLADGSSRFMSENIDLGIFQSLGTPEGGEIIGEW; translated from the coding sequence ATGAATTCACCAAAACGCGGATTTACATTGATCGAATTATTGGTGGTGATTGCGATCATTGCGATTTTGATTTCTCTGCTGTTGCCGGCGGTCCAGCAGGCACGCGAAGCAGCACGACGCAGTTCTTGTAAGAACAACCTGAAACAGATTGGGTTAGCGTTGCATAATTATCATGAGGCATACAGTACGTTTCCTCCTGGCGGAATCACGATTGGCAGCTGTTGCAGTACGAAAAGCGGGATTAACTGGGCGATTGCGATTCTGCCTTACCTCGATCAGGCGCCGTTGTTTCAAAAGTATGACTCCAGCGCTTTCAATGAAGATGCTCCGAACGCGGCTGTGCGGGAGCAAAACATGGTTGTCTATAACTGTCCGTCGGATACCAACGCTGGTTTATTGAGGCAGCCGGAGAGCGGACCGGGCAGTGGTGTGAACTATCGGCTGTCGTCTTATCGCGCGGTTTCCGGGAAAACCGATACGAGTGGCTGGATGGATAACGCAGATGGGTCGAACCTGGCGCACAGTTGGAGAGGAGTATTGCATAGTATTGGGACGAATGGTTTCACGGTTGAGAAATTCAGTTCGATCTCCGATGGGACATCGAATACAATCGTGGTGGGAGAGTATCATACGAGAACCCGTCCTCGCCGCGGGACATTCTGGGCCTACACCTACACCTCTTACAGCCAGTCCTCTTTTACAGCGCAACGTCGGACTTTGATTCCCGATTACGATCGTTGTGTGGCGATCGGAGGCACTGGAGGCAGCAACGCCTGCAAACGAGGCTGGGGCAGCATGCATGTCGGTGGAATGCAGGTATTGCTGGCGGACGGATCAAGTCGCTTCATGAGTGAAAACATTGATTTAGGAATTTTTCAGAGTCTGGGAACACCTGAAGGAGGAGAAATCATCGGTGAGTGGTGA
- a CDS encoding proton-conducting transporter transmembrane domain-containing protein produces the protein MSGEIGLILILPACLLLMFGLIPRKAANTRGNQLCQMTTLVTGIQCLLATLFVLLYSSQVFFDARLDNLPETVKLTNLNLVMFDGASCLMYSLVSFVGWIISRFSIRYLDGEPEQGNYFRWTGFTVGAVSLMVISGNLLLFIVAWAISSLGLHQLLLFYRNRPAAQRAAWTKFTVSRIGDIALIGATILIYQEFQTLNFSEIFASIKYQSGFDSPRIMWAVSLLVLGAISKSAQFPFHTWLPQTLDTPTPVSALMHAGIVNAGGFLMIRTSPLLFLNPTAMAGLAVVGTVTTCFAATVMLTQTSIKKNLAYSTIAQMGFMMLQCGLGAFSAAMLHILAHSLYKAHAFLNSGSVLDQNKASGWNQANHHQEKVSSSKLLITGVCIVMVYCASLALFGINPLTKPGGILLGFIICLALLGWMRQALQSNNRSLLLRTAGISLVLCLAYSLSFVAIDKIVGLNQSTSSSAYLAWAAAALIVVGFSSMSLLQRKISQAQKPAWINKLYIHALNGFYVEALLRQRFENLTRE, from the coding sequence ATGTCTGGTGAAATTGGTTTGATCTTGATCCTTCCTGCTTGCCTTCTGCTGATGTTTGGGTTAATTCCAAGAAAAGCGGCGAACACGCGGGGCAATCAACTTTGTCAAATGACAACCTTAGTCACAGGCATTCAATGCCTGCTCGCGACTCTCTTTGTTCTGCTCTACTCCTCACAGGTATTTTTTGACGCTCGTCTGGACAATCTACCCGAAACCGTCAAACTCACCAATCTCAACCTCGTCATGTTTGACGGTGCCTCTTGCTTGATGTACTCACTGGTCAGCTTTGTCGGCTGGATCATCAGCCGTTTTTCGATCCGATACCTGGATGGTGAACCCGAACAGGGCAACTATTTCCGCTGGACCGGTTTTACGGTAGGAGCAGTCTCCCTGATGGTGATTTCGGGAAATTTGCTGCTGTTCATCGTTGCCTGGGCGATCTCCAGTTTAGGGCTTCACCAACTGCTTCTATTTTACAGAAATCGACCAGCGGCTCAACGGGCTGCATGGACGAAATTCACGGTGAGTCGCATTGGTGACATTGCCCTGATCGGCGCTACAATACTGATTTACCAGGAATTTCAGACTCTCAATTTTTCCGAGATCTTCGCATCCATCAAGTACCAGTCCGGGTTCGATTCTCCCCGGATCATGTGGGCGGTCTCGCTACTGGTACTCGGAGCCATATCCAAATCCGCTCAATTCCCATTCCATACCTGGTTGCCACAAACACTGGATACACCAACTCCCGTCTCGGCTTTGATGCATGCGGGAATCGTGAATGCGGGAGGCTTTCTCATGATCCGTACCAGCCCCCTGCTTTTCTTGAATCCTACCGCCATGGCTGGTCTGGCTGTGGTGGGAACGGTCACAACCTGTTTTGCTGCCACCGTGATGCTGACGCAAACCAGTATCAAGAAAAACCTGGCTTATTCCACCATTGCGCAGATGGGATTCATGATGCTGCAATGTGGCCTGGGTGCTTTTTCCGCTGCCATGCTGCATATTCTGGCTCATTCGCTCTACAAAGCGCATGCGTTTCTGAATAGTGGTAGCGTGCTCGATCAAAACAAAGCTTCAGGTTGGAATCAGGCAAACCATCACCAAGAGAAGGTATCCTCAAGCAAACTCTTGATAACCGGTGTCTGTATTGTCATGGTTTACTGCGCGAGCTTGGCGCTCTTCGGTATCAACCCGCTCACAAAACCAGGTGGCATTCTACTGGGGTTCATTATATGCCTCGCGCTGCTGGGTTGGATGCGACAGGCTTTACAATCAAACAATCGTTCCCTGCTGCTTCGAACCGCTGGCATCTCCCTGGTACTCTGCCTGGCCTACAGTCTCAGTTTCGTCGCGATCGACAAAATTGTAGGACTGAACCAAAGCACTTCCAGTTCCGCTTATCTAGCCTGGGCGGCTGCTGCTCTGATCGTGGTCGGATTCAGCAGCATGTCGCTGTTACAGCGCAAGATCTCACAAGCCCAAAAGCCCGCATGGATCAACAAGCTCTACATCCATGCCCTCAACGGGTTCTATGTTGAGGCGCTGCTCAGGCAACGTTTCGAGAACCTGACCCGGGAATAA
- a CDS encoding helix-turn-helix transcriptional regulator, with protein sequence MKKASKNKRGSGSDRVRAGKQQGKDAMRDAKSETAVSPATDSGNRWTFLTNHAHVLIVLHREPSIVLREVALKVGITERAVQRIIQDLEEEGFVKREKIGRRNHYEVLTEQPLRHPIEKHKSIGDLLNLVSE encoded by the coding sequence ATGAAAAAAGCGTCAAAAAACAAACGCGGGAGTGGTTCCGACAGAGTCAGAGCCGGAAAACAGCAAGGGAAAGACGCGATGCGCGACGCGAAATCAGAAACAGCTGTCAGTCCTGCGACGGATTCCGGAAACCGTTGGACCTTCCTGACCAATCATGCACACGTTCTAATCGTGTTGCATCGCGAACCCTCGATTGTGTTGCGGGAAGTCGCTTTAAAAGTCGGCATAACAGAGCGTGCCGTCCAGCGGATCATCCAGGACCTGGAAGAAGAGGGGTTCGTTAAACGAGAGAAAATCGGTCGTCGGAACCACTACGAAGTCCTGACTGAGCAGCCGTTGCGGCATCCGATCGAAAAGCACAAATCGATTGGTGACCTGTTGAATCTGGTTTCGGAATAA
- a CDS encoding YbcC family protein: MSQMQSESRYFSSPDLINQFIPEQGYLIEQISEALKVVSQVISPVSPLKDYVAVNPYHGISERSFLNARNYLRIFSDCENLMPLEHYAEEFRSGQFGVKQIQSAVEELESTNLSTHPIPSAEEIVELLHSLEKPVSHTDQMKQKQDRPVRTLSEMLDHQTQGNWSEKICDEISKYCAMHYDQGEAVWGSPWKEMTLYQSWRSAAVHDRNMEFHGLTGFCSYVSELPHTAEASMIASLQCLHVPPALWETYLLCQAFSIPGWSAWVKYQSEESETEDPLCNDLAGLMAMRLAYDAALSKSQAFEVDWRDFASHQPISFKLSADAQDNEFLRYTLLRASEIAFRDRLLNCVAIPSASSDITQHSEQATHFSTVPAERKLAQMVFCIDVRSERIRRQLESVSSHIETFGFAGFFGLPIEFVRLGDQSGDSQVPVLLKPQIQIYEDVQSADPDLKSHLVKQRGLSRSLRKLWKNLRTSAVGCFPFVETTGLLYGLKLWQRSVGSTSKPSDADPQRLFRENFEVLEPSLNGLNQQGITITELTDLAESMLKNLGLTENFSRLVVFCGHGSQTENNPLKAGLDCGACGGHSGEPNARIAAKILNQTVVRRALEHRGITIPSDTWFVAGLHNTTTDSLDYFECDQVPETHHKDLETLIEISQFASENSRVERMPEINAPTMTDLMRRAADWSEVRPEWGLAGNAAFVIAPREFTREINLDARTFLHSYDHENDQEGIVLENIMTAPMIVAHWINMQYYASTVDNHHFGSGNKTLHNVVGGFGILSGNGGDLMTGLPWQSLNTGAKFQHQPLRLQVLIAAPRNVIEKIIAKHQDISNLLTGGWMHLISLEEQQQFQYSTDGNWNKIELTQS, translated from the coding sequence ATGTCACAAATGCAATCCGAGTCGCGGTACTTTTCTTCGCCTGATCTAATCAACCAATTCATTCCCGAACAGGGATATCTGATAGAACAGATTTCCGAAGCACTCAAAGTCGTCTCTCAGGTGATTTCGCCAGTCTCGCCTTTAAAAGATTATGTGGCAGTGAATCCCTATCACGGGATTTCTGAACGTTCATTCTTGAATGCACGAAATTATTTACGAATTTTCTCCGACTGCGAAAACCTGATGCCTCTGGAACACTATGCTGAAGAATTCCGTTCAGGACAATTCGGGGTTAAACAGATCCAATCTGCAGTCGAGGAATTAGAGAGCACCAATCTGAGCACTCACCCCATCCCCTCTGCAGAGGAAATTGTAGAATTGTTGCATAGCCTGGAGAAACCAGTCAGTCACACTGACCAGATGAAGCAGAAACAGGACAGACCCGTTCGCACTTTGTCTGAGATGCTGGATCATCAAACTCAGGGGAACTGGTCCGAAAAGATCTGTGATGAGATCTCTAAATATTGTGCAATGCACTACGACCAGGGAGAAGCCGTCTGGGGTAGCCCCTGGAAAGAGATGACCTTGTACCAGTCCTGGCGTTCCGCGGCGGTCCATGATCGAAATATGGAATTCCACGGACTGACTGGTTTCTGCAGTTATGTCTCGGAGCTTCCCCACACGGCTGAAGCCTCAATGATTGCTTCATTGCAATGTTTGCATGTTCCGCCCGCCCTGTGGGAAACCTATTTGCTTTGTCAGGCCTTTTCCATCCCCGGCTGGAGCGCCTGGGTCAAATATCAGTCTGAAGAATCGGAAACCGAAGATCCATTGTGTAACGATCTGGCGGGTCTAATGGCAATGCGTCTCGCTTACGATGCCGCACTTTCAAAATCGCAGGCATTCGAAGTGGACTGGCGCGATTTCGCCAGTCACCAGCCGATTTCATTTAAGTTATCTGCTGACGCACAAGACAACGAGTTCTTGCGATATACGCTGTTACGTGCTTCTGAAATCGCGTTCCGGGATCGACTGCTCAATTGCGTTGCGATTCCATCAGCCTCATCTGACATCACACAACACTCCGAACAAGCAACTCATTTTTCAACGGTTCCAGCAGAACGGAAATTAGCACAGATGGTTTTCTGCATCGATGTCCGATCAGAGCGAATTCGGCGGCAACTGGAATCAGTCTCTTCCCACATTGAAACATTCGGATTTGCTGGATTTTTTGGCCTGCCGATCGAATTCGTGCGACTGGGAGATCAGTCAGGAGACAGTCAGGTCCCCGTCTTATTAAAACCTCAAATACAGATTTACGAAGATGTTCAGTCTGCAGATCCAGATTTGAAGTCGCATCTCGTCAAGCAACGCGGCCTGTCCAGATCATTGCGAAAACTCTGGAAAAACCTGCGTACCTCAGCCGTGGGCTGCTTCCCGTTTGTAGAAACGACCGGTTTACTCTATGGACTGAAACTCTGGCAACGATCCGTCGGTTCCACTTCAAAACCTTCAGACGCCGATCCCCAGAGATTATTCCGCGAGAACTTTGAGGTACTGGAACCCAGTTTGAATGGTTTGAATCAGCAGGGAATCACAATAACTGAGCTGACTGACTTAGCCGAATCGATGTTAAAGAATCTGGGTTTGACGGAGAACTTTTCTCGACTGGTGGTATTTTGCGGACATGGCAGCCAAACAGAAAACAATCCTCTCAAAGCCGGCCTGGACTGCGGCGCCTGTGGGGGACACTCTGGCGAACCGAATGCCCGAATCGCAGCGAAAATTCTGAATCAAACTGTGGTACGGCGTGCACTGGAACACCGGGGAATCACGATTCCCTCTGACACCTGGTTTGTCGCAGGCTTACACAATACTACGACAGACAGCCTCGATTATTTCGAATGCGATCAAGTTCCAGAGACACACCACAAGGACTTGGAAACGCTCATCGAAATCTCTCAGTTTGCTTCTGAGAATTCCCGAGTCGAGCGTATGCCAGAGATAAATGCTCCCACAATGACCGATCTGATGCGACGCGCCGCAGACTGGTCCGAAGTACGCCCCGAGTGGGGACTGGCAGGCAACGCCGCCTTTGTCATCGCGCCGCGGGAATTTACACGAGAGATTAACCTGGATGCCCGGACGTTCCTGCACAGCTATGATCACGAGAACGATCAGGAGGGAATCGTCCTGGAAAATATCATGACAGCTCCGATGATCGTCGCCCACTGGATCAACATGCAATACTACGCTTCCACCGTCGACAACCACCATTTCGGCAGCGGAAACAAAACGCTGCATAATGTTGTGGGAGGTTTTGGAATTCTCTCAGGTAATGGGGGAGACTTGATGACGGGTTTACCCTGGCAGTCGCTGAATACCGGTGCGAAGTTTCAACATCAACCACTGCGTTTACAAGTCCTGATTGCCGCACCGAGAAACGTCATCGAAAAGATCATTGCGAAACATCAAGACATCTCGAATCTACTCACCGGCGGATGGATGCACCTGATTTCGCTGGAGGAACAACAACAGTTTCAGTACTCCACTGATGGTAACTGGAACAAGATTGAATTGACGCAATCCTGA
- a CDS encoding BlaI/MecI/CopY family transcriptional regulator, translating into MPRPPSSQLTEVELQILCILWEKQAATARQIHNSLSEDRNTNYSTTVKMLSVMLGKKLVKRDETVHPQIYRPAATQQRTQQKMLKDLISKVYNGSTGSLVLQALSSQKTSPQELSEIRQLLDELEENEK; encoded by the coding sequence ATGCCGCGTCCCCCGTCTTCACAACTGACGGAAGTCGAGCTACAAATCCTTTGCATTCTTTGGGAGAAGCAGGCTGCGACAGCGCGTCAGATTCATAACTCTCTCTCTGAAGATCGCAACACAAATTACTCCACGACAGTCAAGATGCTGTCGGTCATGCTCGGCAAGAAACTTGTCAAACGTGACGAAACAGTTCATCCTCAGATATACCGTCCTGCCGCCACACAACAACGTACGCAGCAGAAAATGCTTAAGGATCTGATCAGTAAAGTTTACAATGGTTCCACAGGAAGCCTTGTTTTACAAGCACTTTCCTCACAAAAAACTTCTCCACAAGAACTGTCAGAAATTCGTCAGTTACTGGATGAGTTGGAAGAGAATGAGAAATGA
- a CDS encoding DUF1501 domain-containing protein encodes MNRRQALIASGLGTLSLGMPGVVMGSDKVDASGNAVRAEKSCIFVLLCGGPSHLDTWDMKPEAPLEYRGPYMPIATKVPGMRINEMHTKLAKLTDEFTLINSMSHPGAISNHFDAMHNLLSGQSNKRVQQGMANEQPYLGSIVSKIRPSKRNFVSNAWLIKCVGPPVFCAPNIGIGGYLGSAFAPVFVGAANNHPAMKDFKPPEIYAPYDEQRLEQRKSVLRHLESKRLDQNQNMKDWSDLREKTYEALTRAEGRRAFNMEEEPVKVREKYGMHPLGQNLLLARRMVESGVRFVTVNGWTGQAEYDKKGPPSSSWDMHGGNMGMGNAFGNGSYGMGFCLPRLDQALAALLSDLKDRGMLDNTLVVVTGEFGRTPNVLKQDPPGRQHWPRCFSSILAGAGIKGGNVYGKSNKYGQYPTHNPVRPEELAATIYHALDIPISNPQDPTGLLRTLTTGKPIMELFG; translated from the coding sequence ATGAACCGCAGGCAGGCCCTTATTGCGAGCGGCCTGGGTACTCTCAGTCTTGGCATGCCGGGCGTGGTGATGGGGAGCGACAAAGTAGACGCCTCGGGCAACGCAGTCCGTGCGGAGAAGTCTTGCATCTTTGTCCTGCTGTGTGGCGGGCCGAGCCACCTGGATACCTGGGATATGAAGCCGGAAGCGCCGCTGGAATACCGCGGGCCCTACATGCCGATTGCCACCAAAGTGCCGGGCATGCGGATCAATGAGATGCATACCAAGCTGGCCAAGCTGACCGACGAGTTCACGCTCATCAATTCGATGTCGCATCCGGGCGCGATCAGCAATCACTTCGATGCGATGCACAATCTGCTTAGCGGCCAGTCAAATAAACGCGTGCAACAGGGCATGGCGAACGAGCAACCGTACCTCGGTTCCATCGTCTCCAAAATAAGGCCGAGCAAACGCAACTTCGTCTCCAATGCCTGGCTGATCAAATGCGTGGGTCCACCTGTGTTTTGTGCGCCCAATATTGGAATTGGCGGTTACCTGGGTTCGGCATTTGCTCCCGTGTTTGTCGGTGCGGCAAACAACCATCCCGCGATGAAAGACTTCAAGCCGCCCGAAATTTATGCCCCTTATGACGAGCAGCGACTCGAACAACGCAAATCAGTTCTGCGTCACCTGGAATCCAAACGTCTGGACCAGAACCAGAATATGAAAGACTGGTCGGACCTGCGCGAGAAGACCTACGAAGCGTTAACGCGCGCCGAAGGGCGCAGAGCGTTTAACATGGAGGAAGAGCCGGTTAAAGTTCGCGAAAAATATGGCATGCATCCGCTCGGTCAGAATCTGCTTTTAGCAAGGCGGATGGTGGAATCGGGCGTCCGGTTTGTGACCGTCAACGGCTGGACCGGACAGGCAGAGTACGATAAGAAAGGCCCTCCGAGCAGCAGCTGGGACATGCACGGCGGCAACATGGGGATGGGCAATGCCTTCGGTAACGGTTCTTACGGCATGGGATTCTGCCTGCCGCGCCTGGATCAGGCGCTGGCCGCCCTGCTCTCCGACCTGAAGGACCGCGGCATGTTGGACAACACACTTGTTGTGGTCACCGGCGAATTCGGCCGCACCCCCAACGTGCTCAAGCAAGACCCGCCGGGTCGTCAGCACTGGCCGCGCTGTTTCTCATCCATTCTGGCGGGAGCCGGCATTAAAGGGGGGAACGTATACGGCAAATCCAACAAGTACGGTCAATATCCCACGCACAACCCCGTCCGCCCCGAAGAACTGGCAGCGACAATCTACCACGCTCTGGACATCCCGATCAGTAATCCGCAAGACCCCACGGGGCTCTTACGTACCCTGACAACGGGCAAGCCGATCATGGAATTGTTTGGATAA